A part of Desulfobacter sp. genomic DNA contains:
- the bamA gene encoding outer membrane protein assembly factor BamA: protein MKQAKIGVILTVLFYLFGATALAAEQQVSVAVFPFHVQAESANDKIKTAVPGMLREKLEKDGAKIILVEKETDTTGWEYERFREEGIRLGADWIITGDIFIAGQGISIDTQMHNVYENQLPLTFFSQAPNMGELFSAVSTLGKSITGELFQKKIISAIRVAGNNRVESDAILRVIKSKIGDLMNPASINKDLGLIYKMGYFDNVIVEKNTLDRGVEIVFQVDEKPSVRNIRFEDNSIYKDEELFDVVGTSTGSILNVYKINNDVEKLKRLYFEKNYHNCQVTYEIKSLKNHQADIIFTVDEGEKIRIESIVFEGNQHFDDDDIKDVMETQEKGFWSFLTSSGDLDETELDNDAIRIESLYKNNGFINVKVSDAQIDMGEESITIRFKIDEGDQYKNGTVAVKGDILTSESELLELLVSQESELYNRELIRKDMITLNDLYVNSGYANARIRPMVNKDNDNKIVNITFEINKGELVYFDRIIITGNSKTRDKVIRRELAIMEQGLYSMKGIQRSHRNLSVRDFFANVEIKPVKTDKPNQRDVEVKVTEKPTGNFAFGGGFSSDDGPFGQFSIEERNLFGKGQHLKFTTRLSGKNALFNIGFTEPWLFDKPISAGFDIYKFENEYDHYDKDAMGLTLRGAYRQFWDYTAIGINYNIEKFDISDVDTTQTRVREGDYLTSSIEPYIYYDSRNHRFLPTRGMYHRLSMEYAGEFLGGEIDFTKYKAESSIYFPLFWKFSGALYAKGGYLDDRTNGSPDIDWERFYLGGIKSIRGFDNTDINATPAGSTIERGGEKFIQFNAEMMFPIQEDAGVYGVIFYDRGDVYANGDDIDLGDQFSSSGFELRWNSPMGPIRLAYGIVIDGKTVKSTGDGQFDFSIGAFF, encoded by the coding sequence ATGAAACAAGCTAAAATCGGTGTCATATTGACAGTTCTTTTTTATCTTTTTGGAGCAACGGCATTGGCTGCTGAACAACAGGTCAGTGTGGCGGTGTTCCCTTTCCATGTTCAGGCGGAATCTGCCAATGACAAAATTAAAACCGCCGTGCCAGGCATGCTCAGAGAAAAGCTTGAAAAAGACGGGGCCAAAATCATCCTGGTTGAAAAAGAGACCGACACCACCGGCTGGGAGTACGAGCGGTTCAGGGAAGAAGGTATCCGTCTGGGCGCAGACTGGATCATTACCGGCGATATTTTTATTGCCGGCCAGGGGATCAGTATTGATACCCAGATGCACAATGTGTATGAAAACCAGCTGCCTCTGACTTTTTTTTCCCAGGCACCCAATATGGGAGAACTTTTTTCCGCGGTGTCTACCCTGGGCAAAAGCATCACCGGTGAGCTGTTCCAGAAGAAAATTATTTCCGCCATCCGTGTTGCCGGCAACAACCGGGTTGAATCCGATGCCATATTACGGGTGATCAAGTCCAAAATAGGAGATTTGATGAATCCGGCTTCCATTAACAAGGATCTGGGCCTGATTTACAAGATGGGGTATTTCGATAATGTAATCGTTGAAAAGAATACCCTGGACCGGGGGGTCGAGATTGTTTTCCAGGTGGATGAAAAGCCCAGCGTCAGGAATATCCGGTTTGAGGACAACAGCATCTATAAAGACGAGGAACTTTTTGACGTGGTCGGCACCAGCACCGGTTCCATTCTTAACGTATATAAAATTAATAATGATGTTGAAAAGCTCAAACGCCTCTATTTTGAAAAAAATTATCACAATTGCCAGGTGACCTATGAGATAAAATCTTTGAAAAACCACCAGGCCGATATTATTTTCACCGTTGACGAGGGGGAGAAGATAAGGATTGAATCCATTGTTTTCGAGGGCAACCAACACTTTGACGACGATGATATCAAAGACGTGATGGAGACCCAGGAAAAGGGATTCTGGTCTTTTCTTACCTCTTCAGGCGACCTGGATGAAACCGAATTAGACAATGACGCCATTCGTATAGAATCCCTTTACAAAAATAACGGATTCATCAATGTAAAGGTGTCAGATGCCCAGATCGACATGGGTGAAGAAAGTATTACCATCCGCTTTAAGATCGACGAAGGGGACCAGTACAAAAACGGCACCGTGGCAGTTAAGGGTGACATACTGACCTCTGAATCTGAGTTACTGGAGTTGTTGGTTTCTCAAGAATCAGAGCTCTACAACCGGGAACTGATCCGCAAAGACATGATCACTCTCAATGATCTTTATGTCAACTCCGGTTATGCCAATGCCCGTATCCGGCCAATGGTCAATAAAGACAACGATAACAAAATTGTTAACATCACCTTTGAGATAAACAAAGGGGAACTGGTTTACTTTGACAGGATTATCATTACCGGCAATTCCAAAACAAGGGACAAGGTCATCCGCCGGGAGCTGGCCATCATGGAGCAGGGGCTTTATTCAATGAAGGGCATCCAGCGCAGTCACAGAAACCTGTCTGTGAGGGATTTCTTTGCCAACGTTGAAATCAAGCCGGTTAAAACCGACAAGCCCAACCAGCGGGATGTGGAAGTCAAGGTTACGGAAAAACCCACGGGCAATTTCGCCTTTGGCGGTGGGTTTTCCAGTGACGACGGTCCCTTCGGCCAGTTTTCCATCGAAGAAAGAAATCTGTTCGGCAAGGGGCAGCATCTCAAATTTACCACCCGGCTCTCCGGTAAAAACGCCCTGTTCAACATCGGGTTTACCGAGCCCTGGCTATTTGACAAGCCTATATCCGCAGGGTTTGATATCTACAAATTCGAAAACGAATATGATCACTATGACAAGGATGCCATGGGGCTGACCCTAAGAGGCGCTTACCGTCAGTTCTGGGATTATACCGCCATAGGCATCAATTATAACATTGAGAAGTTTGATATCTCTGATGTTGATACTACACAGACACGGGTTCGTGAGGGGGATTACCTCACTTCCTCCATTGAACCCTATATTTACTATGACTCAAGAAATCACAGATTTTTACCCACCCGCGGGATGTACCACAGGTTGTCCATGGAGTATGCTGGGGAGTTCCTGGGCGGAGAAATTGATTTCACCAAATACAAGGCCGAATCATCCATCTACTTCCCATTGTTCTGGAAATTTTCCGGGGCCCTCTATGCCAAGGGAGGCTACCTGGATGACAGGACAAACGGCTCACCTGACATTGACTGGGAGCGATTCTATCTTGGCGGCATCAAATCCATCAGAGGATTTGACAACACCGATATCAACGCCACCCCCGCCGGTTCAACCATAGAACGGGGCGGTGAAAAGTTTATCCAGTTTAATGCCGAAATGATGTTCCCAATCCAAGAAGACGCAGGGGTATACGGGGTGATTTTTTATGACCGCGGGGACGTATATGCCAACGGAGATGACATCGATCTCGGGGACCAGTTTTCAAGTAGCGGATTTGAGCTAAGATGGAATTCCCCCATGGGGCCCATCCGCCTGGCCTACGGCATTGTCATTGACGGCAAAACCGTAAAAAGCACTGGAGACGGACAGTTTGATTTTTCCATCGGCGCATTCTTTTAA
- a CDS encoding lipoprotein-releasing ABC transporter permease subunit yields the protein MPAEFFIAKKYLKAKRKEGFISLITFLSVAGVILGVMALVVVIAVMSGAETEFRKRILGLEPHILIMNYGGSFKQDAELVGNIQGLSGVEGVSPILFGQAMIRTKRSFSGIMVRGVTPDSGAALIKGYSPEDLERALADSSNERGNGSRDNAKRLPGIILGKELANSVGVITGDRVVLMSASTIISPMGQIPSMKQFIVRGTFESGMSEYDAALAYARLDQVQSLVSARGKISALGVWVKDIFHVKNLRKQDMGFIQYPYYIRDWMDINQSLFSALKLEKTAMFVILTLIILVAAFNIASALIMMVMEKTKDIAVLKAMGATHGMIRRIFMIKGMLIGVTGTIIGTSAGILVCTILKKYQFIKLPAAYPFSTLPVQLEYTDVALIGLSAVLICFLSTLYPAYKASRMDPVEAIRYG from the coding sequence ATGCCTGCTGAATTTTTCATAGCCAAAAAATACCTTAAAGCCAAACGGAAAGAAGGGTTCATTTCTTTGATTACCTTTCTTTCCGTTGCCGGTGTCATTCTCGGCGTCATGGCCCTGGTGGTGGTGATCGCTGTGATGAGCGGGGCTGAAACGGAATTCAGGAAACGGATTCTTGGCCTGGAACCCCACATCCTGATCATGAATTACGGCGGCAGCTTTAAGCAGGATGCTGAACTCGTCGGGAATATACAAGGCCTTTCAGGGGTGGAGGGGGTTTCACCCATCCTTTTCGGGCAGGCCATGATTCGTACCAAACGGTCTTTTTCCGGCATCATGGTACGAGGGGTGACACCGGACAGCGGCGCTGCACTGATCAAAGGGTATTCCCCGGAAGACCTTGAACGAGCCCTTGCCGACTCATCCAATGAAAGGGGGAACGGCAGCCGAGACAATGCAAAGAGGCTGCCCGGCATTATTCTCGGAAAGGAACTGGCCAATTCCGTCGGTGTCATCACCGGGGACAGGGTGGTGCTCATGTCCGCATCCACCATCATTTCCCCCATGGGGCAGATTCCTTCAATGAAGCAGTTTATTGTCCGGGGAACATTTGAATCCGGCATGTCCGAATATGATGCCGCCCTGGCCTATGCACGGCTGGACCAGGTGCAGTCTCTGGTTTCGGCCAGGGGAAAAATTTCAGCCCTTGGGGTCTGGGTGAAAGATATCTTTCATGTCAAAAATTTGAGAAAACAGGATATGGGGTTTATCCAATATCCCTATTATATCCGGGACTGGATGGACATCAACCAGAGTCTTTTTTCAGCGCTCAAGCTGGAGAAAACCGCCATGTTCGTCATTCTGACCCTGATTATTCTAGTGGCAGCCTTCAATATCGCTTCGGCCCTGATCATGATGGTCATGGAGAAAACCAAGGATATTGCCGTCCTCAAGGCCATGGGGGCCACCCACGGAATGATTCGCCGCATTTTTATGATAAAAGGCATGCTCATAGGCGTAACCGGCACCATTATCGGTACCTCAGCCGGAATATTGGTCTGTACCATTCTTAAAAAGTACCAGTTTATCAAATTGCCTGCGGCATACCCCTTTTCAACCCTTCCGGTACAGCTGGAATATACGGATGTGGCCCTGATCGGCCTATCCGCAGTGTTGATTTGCTTTTTATCCACATTGTACCCGGCGTACAAGGCATCTCGCATGGATCCTGTGGAGGCCATTCGGTATGGATAA
- a CDS encoding ABC transporter ATP-binding protein gives MDNATLISLEGISKAFISSSVSLEVLKNADFHIGKGETIAVVGASGIGKSTLLNIIGTLDRPDCGRLMYGKEDVLTYGDEKLARFRNRKIGFVFQFHYLLQGFTAVENVMMPGLISGENKKTIEKHAVSMLERVGLAGRITYRVEDLSGGEQQRVAIARALVLKPDMLLADEPTGNLDQENSESVHRLIKEVNREMGMTVMVVTHNTELAGMLDRRVTLNQGRIVPA, from the coding sequence ATGGATAATGCGACCTTGATTTCCCTTGAGGGCATCAGCAAGGCTTTTATTTCCAGTTCCGTTTCACTGGAGGTATTGAAGAATGCCGATTTCCATATTGGCAAGGGTGAAACCATTGCCGTCGTGGGTGCCTCCGGGATCGGGAAATCCACACTTCTAAATATCATCGGCACCCTTGACCGGCCAGACTGCGGCAGGTTGATGTATGGAAAAGAGGACGTGCTCACCTACGGGGATGAAAAACTGGCACGGTTCAGGAACCGGAAAATCGGATTTGTTTTTCAGTTTCATTATCTGCTCCAGGGATTTACCGCCGTTGAAAACGTCATGATGCCGGGCCTGATTTCCGGCGAAAACAAAAAAACTATTGAAAAACATGCAGTAAGTATGCTTGAAAGGGTAGGACTCGCCGGGCGGATTACCTACCGGGTGGAGGACCTTTCAGGCGGCGAACAGCAGCGGGTTGCCATTGCCAGGGCCCTTGTCCTTAAACCGGATATGCTACTGGCGGATGAACCCACAGGCAACCTGGATCAGGAAAATTCCGAAAGCGTCCACCGTCTCATCAAAGAGGTGAACCGGGAGATGGGAATGACCGTTATGGTGGTCACCCATAATACGGAACTTGCCGGGATGCTGGACAGACGGGTAACCTTGAACCAAGGCAGGATCGTTCCTGCATAA